Proteins from a single region of Sphingopyxis sp. BSN-002:
- a CDS encoding aldehyde dehydrogenase family protein, giving the protein MTILGQEVASLLDTLGVDRTAWIDGSMPAVTPLTGEQLGQVQIVDAAAIDAVLGQATAAFRAWRNVPAPRRGELVRLFGEELRAAKDDLAKLVTIEAGKIPSEGAGEVQEMIDICDFAVGLSRQLYGLTIATERPGHRMMEVWHPLGVVGVISAFNFPVAVWAWNAALALVCGNSVVWKPSEKTPLTALATQAIFERAVARFGDAPAGLSQLLIGGREAGEALVDDPRVALVSATGSTRMGRAVAPRLAQRFARAILELGGNNGVIVAPSADLDLALRGVAFGAMGTAGQRCTTTRRLFLHDSIHDGFVAKLKAAYASVGVGNPLEGEVLVGPLIDRAAYEMMQEALAAARAAGGIVHGGDRVGDGASFYVRPALVEMPGQVGPVLEETFAPILYVMRYYDLDAVIGLHNDVAAGLSSAIFTTDMREAERFLAASDCGIANVNLGTSGAEIGGAFGGEKETGGGRESGSDAWRQYMRRATNTVNYSDALPLAQGVSFDI; this is encoded by the coding sequence ATGACGATATTGGGCCAGGAGGTCGCCTCGCTTCTCGACACACTCGGCGTCGATCGCACCGCATGGATCGACGGGTCGATGCCCGCGGTGACGCCGCTGACGGGCGAGCAGCTGGGGCAGGTGCAGATCGTCGATGCCGCGGCGATCGACGCGGTGCTCGGGCAGGCGACCGCGGCGTTCCGTGCCTGGCGCAATGTCCCCGCGCCGCGCCGCGGCGAGCTCGTCCGCCTGTTCGGAGAGGAGCTGCGCGCCGCGAAGGACGATCTGGCGAAGCTGGTGACGATCGAGGCGGGCAAGATCCCGTCCGAAGGCGCGGGCGAAGTGCAGGAAATGATCGACATCTGCGACTTCGCCGTGGGCCTCTCGCGCCAGCTTTACGGCCTGACCATCGCGACCGAGCGGCCGGGGCACCGGATGATGGAGGTCTGGCACCCGCTCGGCGTCGTCGGTGTGATTTCGGCGTTCAATTTCCCGGTCGCGGTGTGGGCATGGAATGCGGCGCTCGCGCTCGTGTGCGGCAACAGCGTCGTGTGGAAGCCGTCCGAAAAGACGCCGCTGACCGCCTTGGCGACACAGGCGATTTTCGAGCGGGCTGTTGCGCGTTTCGGCGATGCGCCGGCGGGGCTGTCGCAACTGCTGATCGGCGGGCGCGAAGCGGGCGAGGCGCTGGTCGACGATCCGCGCGTCGCTCTCGTTTCGGCAACCGGGTCGACGCGCATGGGCCGCGCGGTTGCGCCGCGGCTCGCGCAGCGCTTCGCGCGCGCGATCCTCGAACTCGGCGGCAATAACGGCGTGATTGTCGCGCCGTCGGCCGACCTCGATCTCGCGCTGCGCGGTGTCGCCTTCGGGGCGATGGGGACCGCGGGACAGCGCTGCACCACGACGCGGCGGCTGTTCCTGCACGACAGCATCCATGACGGTTTCGTCGCGAAGCTGAAGGCGGCCTATGCCAGCGTCGGCGTCGGCAATCCGCTGGAGGGCGAAGTGCTCGTCGGCCCGCTTATCGACCGCGCCGCATACGAGATGATGCAGGAAGCGCTGGCCGCTGCCAGGGCGGCCGGTGGCATCGTGCATGGCGGCGACCGCGTCGGCGATGGCGCCAGCTTCTATGTAAGGCCGGCGCTCGTCGAAATGCCGGGGCAGGTCGGGCCGGTGCTGGAGGAGACCTTTGCGCCGATCCTCTATGTCATGCGCTATTACGACCTCGACGCTGTGATCGGGCTGCATAACGACGTGGCGGCCGGCCTGTCGTCGGCGATCTTCACCACCGACATGCGCGAGGCCGAGCGCTTTCTTGCCGCGAGCGATTGCGGCATCGCGAACGTCAATCTGGGCACGAGCGGCGCCGAGATCGGCGGCGCGTTCGGCGGCGAAAAGGAGACCGGCGGCGGGCGCGAAAGCGGTTCGGACGCGTGGCGCCAATATATGCGCCGCGCGACGAACACGGTGAACTATTCGGACGCACTGCCGCTGGCGCAGGGGGTTTCGTTCGACATCTGA
- a CDS encoding enoyl-CoA hydratase-related protein has translation MTDTTILTERRGHVLIVTINRPDARNAVNAAVHVGIGTALKEAESDHDIRAVVITGAGEKSFCAGADLVALSRGESLYPSDKVQQEWGFAGMVSHPISKPIIAAVNGFAFGGGCEIALMSDIIVAADHAQFGLPEVKVGLFAAAGGAFRLAQQLPRKLAMEYMLTGDPIPAARAAEFGLVNHVVPLADLMPTAIALAEKIAGNAPLSVQASKRVALGIADGRIAADAPYWEHNTRERSVLMRSEDAREGPLAFAQKRKPEWKAR, from the coding sequence ATGACCGACACCACCATCCTCACCGAACGCCGCGGCCATGTCCTGATCGTCACGATCAACCGGCCCGACGCGCGCAACGCCGTCAACGCCGCGGTCCATGTCGGTATCGGCACCGCGCTCAAGGAAGCGGAAAGCGATCACGACATCCGCGCCGTCGTGATCACCGGCGCGGGCGAAAAGAGCTTCTGCGCCGGCGCCGACCTTGTCGCACTGTCGCGTGGCGAGAGCCTCTATCCTTCCGACAAGGTGCAGCAGGAATGGGGCTTTGCGGGCATGGTCTCGCACCCCATCTCGAAACCCATCATTGCCGCCGTCAACGGCTTCGCCTTTGGCGGCGGCTGCGAGATCGCGCTGATGAGCGACATCATCGTCGCCGCCGACCATGCGCAATTCGGCCTGCCCGAGGTCAAGGTCGGGCTGTTCGCCGCAGCGGGCGGCGCCTTCCGTCTTGCCCAACAACTGCCGCGCAAGCTCGCGATGGAATATATGCTGACCGGCGACCCGATCCCCGCCGCGCGCGCCGCCGAATTCGGCCTTGTGAACCATGTCGTGCCGCTCGCCGACCTGATGCCGACCGCGATCGCGCTGGCCGAAAAGATCGCCGGTAATGCGCCGCTGTCGGTGCAGGCGTCGAAGCGCGTCGCGCTCGGCATCGCCGACGGCCGGATCGCCGCCGACGCACCCTATTGGGAACATAACACCCGCGAGCGCAGCGTGCTGATGCGCAGCGAGGACGCACGCGAAGGCCCGCTCGCCTTCGCGCAGAAGCGCAAGCCCGAGTGGAAGGCGCGCTGA
- the acs gene encoding acetate--CoA ligase, whose protein sequence is MSDLPPSEPLVPVPADAAANTHCTAADYDRLYAQSVDDPDAFWAEQAKRVDWVQAPTKIGNWSYDPVEIKWFEDGVLNLCHNAIDRHVAAGHGERTAIIFEPDAPDGETRTISYAALLADVIRMANTLKKMGVRKGDRVTIYMPMIPEGAVAMLACARIGAVHSVVFGGFSPEAIHGRIEDCASDWVICADEGLRGGKTVPLKANVDKALERVEVKAVLVIAHTGGDVAMKEGRDHWYDALSADVASDCPCEPMGAEDPLFILYTSGSTGKPKGVLHTVGGYSVWTATTFWYGFDYRPGEVFWCSADIGWVTGHSYVVYGPLQNGATSLMFEGIPNYPDHDRFWQVVDKHRVNILYTAPTAIRALMREGDDYVTRHDLSSIRLLGSVGEPINPEAWRWYHQTVGKGRVPVIDTWWQTETGGIMITTLPGAHAMQPGSAGKPFFGVRPELVDAEGHTLVCEETGGAAEGNLCITHSWPGQARTIYGDHGRFAETYFSTYKGKYFTGDGCRRDADGYWRITGRVDDVINVSGHRMGTAEVESALVLHEDVAEAAVVGFPHDIKGQGIYAYVTLNAGVEASDAIVAALKQQVRKEIGPIATPDHIHLTPALPKTRSGKIMRRILRKIAENDFGSLGDTSTLADPSLVDGLIEGRKNR, encoded by the coding sequence GTGTCCGACCTACCCCCCTCCGAACCGCTGGTTCCCGTCCCCGCCGACGCCGCCGCGAACACACATTGCACCGCCGCCGATTACGACCGGCTCTATGCGCAGAGCGTCGACGACCCCGACGCCTTCTGGGCCGAACAGGCAAAGCGCGTCGACTGGGTCCAGGCGCCGACGAAGATCGGCAACTGGTCGTACGACCCGGTCGAGATCAAATGGTTTGAGGACGGCGTCCTCAACCTCTGCCACAACGCGATCGATCGCCACGTCGCGGCGGGCCATGGCGAGCGCACCGCGATCATCTTCGAACCCGACGCGCCCGATGGCGAGACGCGGACGATCAGCTATGCCGCGCTGCTCGCCGACGTCATCCGCATGGCGAACACGCTGAAGAAAATGGGCGTCCGGAAGGGCGACCGCGTCACCATCTATATGCCGATGATCCCCGAGGGCGCGGTCGCGATGCTCGCCTGCGCGCGCATCGGCGCGGTGCACAGCGTCGTCTTCGGCGGCTTCTCGCCCGAGGCAATCCACGGCCGCATCGAGGATTGCGCGAGCGACTGGGTGATCTGCGCCGACGAGGGCCTGCGCGGCGGCAAGACCGTTCCCTTGAAGGCCAATGTCGACAAGGCGCTCGAGCGCGTCGAGGTGAAGGCGGTGCTCGTCATCGCTCACACCGGCGGCGATGTCGCGATGAAGGAAGGCCGCGATCACTGGTACGACGCACTGTCGGCCGATGTCGCCAGCGACTGCCCGTGCGAGCCGATGGGCGCCGAGGATCCACTCTTCATCCTCTATACGTCAGGCTCGACCGGCAAGCCGAAGGGCGTGCTCCACACCGTCGGCGGCTACAGCGTCTGGACCGCCACGACCTTCTGGTATGGCTTCGACTATCGCCCGGGCGAGGTCTTCTGGTGCAGCGCCGACATCGGCTGGGTCACCGGCCATAGCTATGTCGTCTATGGCCCGCTCCAGAACGGCGCGACCAGCCTGATGTTCGAGGGCATCCCCAACTATCCCGACCACGACCGCTTCTGGCAGGTCGTCGACAAGCATCGGGTCAACATCCTCTACACCGCCCCCACCGCGATCCGTGCGCTGATGCGCGAGGGCGACGACTATGTGACGCGCCACGACCTGTCGTCGATCCGCCTGCTCGGCAGCGTCGGCGAACCGATCAACCCCGAGGCGTGGCGCTGGTATCACCAGACCGTCGGCAAGGGCCGTGTGCCCGTCATCGACACCTGGTGGCAGACCGAAACCGGCGGGATCATGATCACCACGCTGCCGGGAGCGCACGCGATGCAGCCGGGGAGCGCGGGCAAGCCCTTCTTCGGCGTCCGCCCCGAACTCGTCGATGCCGAAGGCCATACGCTGGTCTGCGAAGAAACCGGCGGCGCGGCCGAGGGCAATCTCTGCATCACCCATAGCTGGCCCGGGCAGGCGCGGACGATCTACGGCGATCATGGCCGCTTCGCCGAGACCTATTTCTCGACCTACAAGGGCAAATATTTCACCGGCGACGGCTGCCGCCGCGATGCCGACGGATACTGGCGGATCACCGGCCGCGTCGACGACGTCATCAACGTCTCGGGCCATCGCATGGGCACCGCCGAGGTCGAAAGCGCGCTCGTGCTGCACGAGGATGTCGCAGAAGCCGCGGTCGTCGGCTTCCCGCACGACATCAAGGGTCAGGGCATCTACGCCTATGTCACGCTCAACGCCGGCGTCGAAGCGAGTGACGCGATCGTCGCGGCGTTGAAACAGCAGGTGCGCAAGGAAATCGGCCCGATCGCAACCCCCGACCATATCCACCTGACCCCCGCGCTCCCCAAGACGCGCTCGGGCAAGATCATGCGCCGCATCCTGCGCAAGATCGCCGAGAATGATTTCGGGTCGCTCGGCGACACGTCGACGCTTGCCGATCCGAGCCTCGTCGACGGGCTGATCGAGGGGCGGAAGAACAGATAG
- the fsa gene encoding fructose-6-phosphate aldolase, protein MKFFADTAEIADIQELAATGLLDGVTTNPSLIAKSGRDFKEVTKEICALTTGPVSAEVVALDHATMMKEAEILRKIADNVCIKVPLTIDGLKTCKALTSDGTMVNVTLCFSAAQALLAAKAGATFVSPFVGRHDDNGFDGMQLIADIRLIYDNYAYETEILVASVRHGIHVLEAAKIGADVMTAPPSVIKGLFKHILTEKGIEGFLADWAKTGQTIA, encoded by the coding sequence ATGAAATTCTTCGCCGACACCGCCGAAATCGCCGACATCCAGGAACTCGCCGCGACCGGCCTGCTCGACGGCGTCACGACGAACCCGTCGCTGATCGCCAAGTCGGGCCGCGACTTCAAGGAAGTGACAAAGGAAATCTGTGCGCTGACCACCGGCCCGGTGTCGGCCGAAGTCGTCGCGCTCGACCATGCGACGATGATGAAGGAGGCCGAAATCCTCCGCAAGATCGCCGACAATGTCTGCATCAAGGTGCCGCTGACGATCGACGGGCTCAAGACCTGCAAGGCGCTGACCAGCGACGGCACGATGGTCAATGTCACGCTCTGTTTCTCGGCCGCACAAGCACTGCTCGCGGCGAAGGCCGGCGCGACCTTCGTCTCGCCCTTCGTCGGCCGCCACGACGACAATGGTTTCGACGGCATGCAGCTGATCGCCGACATCCGGCTGATCTACGACAATTACGCCTATGAAACCGAAATCCTCGTCGCGAGCGTCCGCCACGGTATCCATGTGCTCGAAGCCGCGAAGATCGGCGCCGACGTGATGACCGCACCGCCGTCGGTCATCAAGGGCCTCTTCAAGCACATCCTGACCGAAAAGGGCATCGAGGGCTTCCTTGCGGATTGGGCGAAGACCGGGCAAACCATTGCTTGA
- a CDS encoding YwqG family protein, producing the protein MKNPFVRLAFGAAIMSIFGCTAPTRAEPAMEELLRDPVVAEFAAWQKDHSLPAIDLEPAGPAPSTPGGTRIGGPVWLAAGEAWPADADGQPMSFLAQVDFAELPPLPDYPASGVLQFFIARDDLYGANFEKPEAGKFRVIWREKMDGPGKLYSGTPRGDRGIDDYSPLNDDTVLRGIALKAERVEQVPSVESWLAERDMKAALESDSVYKFADKQYETTPQRHHVGGHPGFTQSDWRADKPYQDVDRVLINLWSDDHIMWGDMGQGQFMIRREDLLKRDFSKVFYQWDCY; encoded by the coding sequence ATGAAAAACCCCTTCGTCCGGCTGGCGTTCGGCGCGGCCATCATGAGCATTTTCGGATGCACGGCACCGACCCGCGCCGAACCGGCGATGGAGGAGTTGCTGCGCGATCCCGTCGTCGCCGAATTTGCCGCGTGGCAGAAGGACCATAGCCTTCCGGCCATCGATCTCGAACCGGCCGGCCCGGCCCCCTCGACACCCGGAGGCACCCGTATCGGCGGCCCGGTCTGGCTTGCCGCAGGCGAAGCCTGGCCCGCCGACGCCGACGGGCAGCCGATGTCCTTTCTCGCACAGGTCGACTTTGCCGAGCTTCCCCCGCTGCCCGACTATCCGGCCAGTGGCGTCCTGCAATTCTTTATCGCGCGCGACGACCTGTACGGCGCGAATTTCGAGAAGCCCGAGGCCGGAAAGTTCCGCGTCATCTGGCGCGAAAAAATGGACGGGCCCGGAAAACTGTACAGCGGAACGCCGCGCGGTGACCGCGGAATCGACGACTATTCCCCGCTGAACGACGATACCGTCCTGCGGGGGATCGCGCTGAAGGCCGAACGCGTCGAGCAGGTGCCCTCGGTCGAGTCGTGGCTGGCCGAAAGGGATATGAAAGCGGCGCTCGAGAGCGACAGCGTCTACAAATTTGCCGACAAGCAATATGAGACGACCCCGCAGCGCCATCATGTCGGCGGCCACCCCGGCTTCACCCAGTCGGACTGGCGGGCCGACAAGCCCTATCAGGACGTCGATCGCGTCCTGATCAACCTGTGGAGCGACGACCACATCATGTGGGGCGACATGGGGCAGGGCCAGTTCATGATCCGGCGCGAAGACCTGCTCAAGCGCGACTTCAGCAAGGTCTTCTATCAGTGGGACTGCTACTGA
- a CDS encoding acetyl-CoA acetyltransferase yields the protein MAMTDPERIPVIIGVGQVNDRPDDPDQGLDSLGLMVAALQVAAEDAGVSLTEIDSLAIVDQISFHSLGKLPEPLAAAIGASPAINYQSAAPHGDTPVRLLNEAANRIGAGEVKLAAIVGAEALRTAAGRAAKAASGEDKSYNAIRKVATRREPNYAQLHGLAAPVDVYPLYENATRAAWGQSLTEAQAESAEIWSRFSEVAAANDGAWIRKPASPADILNVDERNRPIAFPYSKLMVANSSVNQGAGFLVASLAEARRRGIAEDRLIYVGMGAAAKEPASILHRDRYDGSVSMETSINRTLDLNGMTVADFDCVELYSCFPCVPKMARRTLGWPVDRPATVFGGLTFGGGPIANYMSHAIVSMVGKLRNEGRYGFLFANGGFATDNHCIVLGSEPIAAASFPQDFDYQAEAEAKRGPVPELVEDYAGPATVESYTIFYGRDGAPKAGVIAARTPEGQRTLAYVDVADPAMLAFLTDGRVEPVGTSGRIVALEEGFGWRAA from the coding sequence ATGGCGATGACCGATCCCGAGCGCATTCCCGTCATCATCGGCGTCGGGCAGGTCAACGACCGCCCCGACGACCCCGATCAGGGGCTGGATTCGCTCGGGCTGATGGTCGCGGCGCTGCAAGTCGCGGCGGAAGATGCAGGCGTATCGCTGACCGAAATCGACAGCCTCGCGATCGTCGACCAGATCAGCTTCCACAGTCTCGGCAAGCTCCCCGAACCGCTCGCCGCCGCGATCGGCGCCAGCCCCGCGATCAATTACCAGTCCGCCGCACCGCATGGCGATACGCCGGTGCGCCTGCTCAACGAAGCCGCGAACCGTATCGGCGCGGGCGAGGTCAAGCTCGCCGCCATCGTCGGCGCCGAAGCGCTGCGCACCGCAGCGGGCCGCGCCGCCAAGGCGGCGAGCGGCGAGGACAAGAGCTATAATGCTATCCGCAAGGTCGCGACGCGGCGCGAACCCAATTATGCCCAGCTTCATGGCCTCGCCGCCCCCGTCGACGTCTATCCGCTCTACGAAAATGCGACGCGCGCGGCGTGGGGGCAGAGCCTGACCGAGGCACAGGCCGAAAGCGCCGAAATCTGGTCGCGCTTCTCCGAGGTTGCTGCCGCGAACGACGGTGCGTGGATCCGCAAGCCCGCGAGCCCCGCCGACATCCTCAACGTCGACGAGCGCAACCGCCCGATCGCTTTTCCCTATTCGAAGCTGATGGTCGCCAATTCGTCGGTCAATCAGGGCGCGGGCTTCCTCGTCGCCAGCCTCGCCGAGGCGCGGCGCCGTGGCATTGCCGAAGACCGTCTCATTTATGTCGGCATGGGCGCCGCGGCGAAAGAGCCCGCAAGCATCCTCCACCGCGACCGCTACGATGGCAGCGTCAGCATGGAGACGTCGATCAATCGCACGCTCGATCTCAACGGCATGACCGTCGCCGATTTCGACTGCGTCGAACTCTACAGCTGCTTCCCGTGCGTCCCCAAAATGGCGCGCCGCACCCTCGGCTGGCCGGTCGACAGGCCCGCTACCGTGTTCGGCGGCCTGACCTTCGGCGGCGGCCCGATCGCCAACTATATGAGCCACGCGATCGTCTCGATGGTCGGGAAGCTGCGCAATGAAGGGCGCTACGGCTTCCTCTTCGCCAATGGCGGCTTCGCGACCGACAATCATTGCATCGTGCTGGGAAGCGAACCGATCGCGGCCGCAAGCTTCCCGCAGGACTTCGACTATCAGGCTGAAGCCGAAGCGAAGCGCGGGCCGGTGCCCGAACTGGTCGAGGATTATGCCGGCCCTGCGACGGTTGAAAGCTACACGATCTTCTATGGTCGCGACGGCGCGCCGAAAGCTGGCGTGATTGCTGCGCGGACACCCGAAGGCCAGCGCACGCTGGCATATGTGGACGTCGCGGATCCCGCGATGCTCGCCTTTCTCACCGACGGCAGAGTCGAACCGGTCGGCACGTCGGGGCGGATCGTTGCACTGGAAGAAGGCTTCGGTTGGCGCGCGGCCTGA